In a single window of the Nicotiana tomentosiformis chromosome 8, ASM39032v3, whole genome shotgun sequence genome:
- the LOC104084674 gene encoding enoyl-CoA delta isomerase 1, peroxisomal has protein sequence MCTLEKRGNIFLLTLTGTDEHRLHPNLIDSLAAALRRLRSESASSSSALITTAQGKFFSNGYDLKWALVDKARPQLMSKKLRALVYDLITLPMPTIAAVTGHASAAGFIFALSHDYVLMRKDRGFLYMSELDIGFKIPIWFSALLKCKVGSPAVWREVVLKSAKMTAEMGVEMGIVDSAHSGAEETVEAAVRLGEELMSRNWDGKVYADCRKTLYVELLNSLGSDETVGDYGKEEEPNKNLSRL, from the coding sequence ATGTGTACATTAGAGAAGAGAGGCAACATCTTCCTCCTAACCTTAACTGGCACTGATGAGCACCGTTTACACCCCAACCTTATTGATTCCCTCGCCGCCGCTCTCCGCCGTCTCCGATCTGAATCAGCTTCTTCCTCTTCCGCTTTGATCACCACAGCCCAAGGAAAATTCTTCTCCAATGGTTACGATCTTAAGTGGGCCTTAGTTGACAAAGCTCGCCCACAACTCATGTCTAAGAAACTCCGCGCTCTTGTCTACGACTTAATCACCTTGCCTATGCCCACAATTGCTGCTGTCACTGGACACGCATCTGCTGCCGGCTTTATCTTCGCCCTTTCGCATGATTATGTTCTTATGCGTAAGGATCGAGGGTTTCTTTATATGAGTGAGCTTGATATTGGGTTTAAGATACCCATTTGGTTTTCGGCTTTGTTGAAGTGTAAAGTTGGGTCGCCGGCGGTTTGGCGTGAGGTGGTGTTGAAATCGGCTAAGATGACGGCTGAGATGGGAGTTGAAATGGGGATCGTGGATTCGGCTCATAGTGGAGCAGAGGAGACTGTGGAGGCAGCTGTGAGGTTAGGTGAAGAATTGATGAGCAGAAATTGGGATGGGAAAGTGTATGCTGATTGTAGGAAAACTTTGTATGTCGAGCTACTAAATTCTCTTGGTTCTGATGAGACTGTAGGAGATTATGGCAAGGAGGAGGAGCCAAACAAGAATCTCTCAAGGCTCTGA
- the LOC104084675 gene encoding nudix hydrolase 14, chloroplastic, translating to MIFKNSFQPGIMRVAVPRCGIPLLKPVNKFPFFSSTLSPKTCARTFSAKMSTNPPSQLTHTINLPAQLSQPVSIIAAPGVSNAQFRNAIESSLFKQWLKNIQAETGLLVNGAMSLRQVLIQGVDMFGKRLGFLKFKADIIDKETGQKVPGIVFARGPAVAVLILLDSEGETYAVLTEQVRVPVGRLILELPAGMLDDDHGDFAGTAVREVEEETGIHLNVHDMVDLTAFLDASTGGRVFPSPGGCDEEISLFLYRGNVSKEKIQQLQGKETGLRDHGELIKVHVVPYDKLWRATADAKALTAIALYEMAKRDGLLP from the exons atgatatttaagaattCATTTCAGCCGGGAATCATGAGAGTGGCAGTGCCACGTTGTGGAATTCCATTATTGAAGCCTGTCAACAAATTCCCCTTCTTCTCTTCCACCCTTTCGCCTAAAACTTGTGCTCGAACCTTCTCTGCGAAAATGTCAACAAACCCACCTTCTCAACTTACCCACACAATCAATCTTCCAGCCCAACTCAGTCAACCCGTTTCTATTATCGCTGCTCCCGGCGTCTCCAATGCCCAGTTCAG GAATGCTATTGAATCCTCATTGTTTAAGCAGTGGTTAAAGAACATACAAGCTGAAACAGGACTGCTGGTTAATGGAGCTATGTCTTTAAGACAAGTTCTTATTCAG GGTGTAGATATGTTTGGAAAGCGTTTGGGGTTTCTAAAGTTCAAAGCAGATATTATTGATAAGGAGACAGGTCAAAAG GTTCCTGGTATTGTCTTTGCACGGGGTCCAGCTGTTGCAGTGCTAATCCTTTTGGATTCTGAGGGTGAGACGTATGCTGTGCTTACGGAACAG GTTAGGGTACCTGTTGGGAGGCTAATTTTGGAATTGCCAGCAGGAATGTTGGATGATGACCATGGTGACTTTGCTGGAACAGCAGTTCGAGAG GTTGAGGAAGAAACTGGAATACACCTGAATGTTCATGATATGGTCGACCTCACGGCTTTTCTTGATGCATCGACTGGGGGAAGAGTTTTTCCTTCTCCT GGTGGCTGTGATGAGGAGATCAGTTTGTTTCTATACAGAGGAAATGTCAGCAAAGAGAAAATCCAACAACTGCAAGGGAAAGAAACTGGACTACGAGACCATGGGGAGCTGATTAAGGTGCATGTGGTTCCATATGATAAACTGTGGCGTGCCACAGCTGACGCAAAGGCTCTGACCGCAATTGCCCTCTATGAGATGGCCAAAAGAGATGGGCTGCTGCCTTGA